The Ignatzschineria rhizosphaerae genome contains a region encoding:
- a CDS encoding ATP-binding protein, whose translation MKKRIQLFNRLSVRVFITIWISMALMISLTLLIPRFDQRRILPTPEKERVFYTTKVSNMLFSMPTNRYLDYKDDTELIVIPDDISERYNAIHQLSDEAIINFIVSTLPSDKVYQQELDNREIIGPVRFNLDPSAYYLSVKALPQSYYLNRFYDAPTLIFILMLLISLPFAGVLSWSLSIPMKNLRKATERISKGDWSTDKYLESRGPIEYRYLARSLNHMIDSLNAARNEKNRLFANLSHELRTPLTRIQLANSLIRIKNISEVENEVKRINDNLLLVEDRIQAMLALSKQTMLNQDLVETFELSDLLSPLLSDAAFEAIENNKELIFDTIPNVTIEVNAELFHSGLENIIRNAIHYAKSKIVVSTEIINQRLSINVHDDGPGVLEKDLPQIFEPFYRGDRPEGFQDYGGSGLGLAIVSQMVQSHRGTVNAKNDNGLSITIEIPLTQIHLDAADH comes from the coding sequence ATGAAGAAGCGAATCCAATTATTTAACAGATTAAGTGTTCGAGTCTTTATTACCATTTGGATTAGCATGGCTTTAATGATCTCCTTAACACTCTTAATCCCAAGATTTGATCAAAGAAGAATTCTCCCTACCCCAGAAAAAGAGCGTGTATTCTATACGACGAAAGTCAGCAATATGCTCTTTAGCATGCCGACTAATCGATATTTAGATTATAAAGATGATACCGAGCTTATCGTGATTCCCGATGATATCTCTGAGCGCTATAATGCCATTCATCAACTCTCTGATGAAGCTATCATCAACTTTATAGTTAGCACGTTACCTTCAGATAAAGTCTACCAACAAGAACTTGATAATCGTGAGATTATTGGCCCTGTACGCTTTAATCTTGACCCGAGTGCTTACTATCTTAGCGTCAAAGCACTGCCACAATCCTACTATCTCAATCGATTTTATGATGCACCAACACTCATTTTTATCTTAATGCTACTTATTAGCCTCCCTTTTGCAGGAGTTTTAAGTTGGTCACTCTCCATTCCGATGAAAAATCTTCGTAAAGCGACCGAACGCATTAGTAAAGGAGATTGGAGTACGGATAAATATTTAGAGTCTAGAGGTCCTATCGAATATCGCTATCTTGCTAGAAGTTTAAATCATATGATTGACTCATTAAATGCCGCTCGTAATGAAAAAAACCGACTCTTTGCCAATCTTTCGCACGAATTAAGAACGCCTTTAACCCGTATTCAATTGGCCAATAGCCTGATCCGAATTAAAAATATTTCAGAAGTTGAAAATGAAGTAAAACGCATTAATGATAATTTACTGTTGGTTGAAGATCGTATTCAAGCTATGCTCGCACTTTCTAAACAGACAATGCTTAATCAAGATCTTGTAGAGACCTTTGAATTAAGCGATCTACTCTCCCCTTTACTGAGCGATGCAGCTTTTGAAGCAATTGAAAATAACAAAGAACTGATCTTTGATACGATCCCAAATGTTACAATTGAGGTGAATGCAGAACTATTTCATAGTGGCTTAGAAAATATTATTCGTAATGCTATTCATTACGCTAAATCTAAAATTGTCGTTAGCACAGAGATCATCAACCAAAGACTCTCAATTAATGTCCACGATGATGGCCCTGGTGTATTAGAAAAAGACCTTCCTCAAATTTTTGAACCCTTCTACCGAGGAGATCGCCCTGAAGGTTTCCAAGATTATGGTGGTTCAGGCCTTGGGCTCGCCATTGTGAGTCAAATGGTACAATCTCATCGAGGTACTGTTAACGCCAAAAATGATAACGGGCTTTCGATCACGATAGAGATCCCTCTCACGCAAATTCATCTAGATGCCGCAGACCACTAA
- a CDS encoding potassium transporter TrkG, which yields MRNQLTLVFKVIGIFVTSFSFTYLIPIVISYIYNDGQAKYFFITFLITLILGLSLWLPFRKTHGNLKTRDGFLIVSLFWTSLSCISSLPLIISPAVELPIIHAFFEATSGFTTTGATVLKNLQDLPKSILWYRTQLHFFGGMGIIILAVAIMPLLGMGGMALFKVEVSGPIKEDKLTPRIAQTARNLWSVYLLLLMACIFVYYMGGMDLFDAITHGFTTVATAGFSNYDDSLGHFNSKFIDIAAIIFMFISSINFTTHFLAFRQKNAKLYFESTELKAFFAICLSAIILVAIGLYHFNVFDSIGDIILEASFAVISMITTTGLTISNFSEWPSYIPILIVFITFIGGCSGSTAGGMKVIRIILLTKQAMREVKLLIHPHGKFPIRLNKRVVHNDILGSVWAFLGIYAFSTAILTLIMTAFDLSPLDAFSAVAACLNITGPGLGVVASNYGELPSGALSMLMFTMILGRLEIFTLFVLITPSFWRN from the coding sequence ATGCGCAATCAACTTACACTTGTTTTCAAGGTCATTGGGATTTTTGTCACAAGTTTTAGCTTTACCTATTTAATTCCCATCGTTATCTCTTATATCTATAATGATGGACAAGCAAAGTATTTCTTTATCACCTTCCTAATTACCCTTATTCTAGGGCTATCTCTTTGGCTTCCCTTTCGTAAAACCCACGGGAATCTTAAAACTCGAGATGGCTTTTTAATTGTCTCTCTATTCTGGACAAGTTTAAGTTGCATTAGCTCTTTACCCCTCATCATCTCTCCGGCAGTTGAGCTCCCTATCATTCATGCTTTTTTTGAAGCAACATCAGGGTTTACCACAACTGGCGCAACAGTTTTAAAAAATCTTCAAGATCTTCCTAAATCAATTCTCTGGTATCGAACCCAACTGCATTTCTTTGGTGGGATGGGAATCATTATCTTGGCCGTTGCCATCATGCCTCTTTTAGGAATGGGGGGAATGGCGCTCTTTAAAGTAGAAGTATCTGGCCCTATTAAAGAGGATAAACTCACCCCCCGGATCGCACAAACCGCTAGAAATCTCTGGTCTGTCTATCTACTTCTTTTAATGGCATGTATCTTCGTTTATTATATGGGCGGAATGGATCTATTTGATGCAATTACTCACGGATTTACCACTGTAGCAACGGCAGGTTTCTCAAATTATGATGATAGCCTTGGTCATTTTAATAGTAAATTTATAGATATTGCGGCTATTATTTTTATGTTCATTAGCTCTATCAACTTTACGACCCACTTTCTAGCATTTAGACAAAAAAATGCCAAGCTCTACTTTGAAAGTACTGAGCTAAAAGCATTCTTTGCAATTTGTCTTTCTGCCATTATTCTTGTTGCTATCGGACTTTATCACTTCAATGTATTTGATTCGATCGGAGATATTATTTTAGAGGCTAGTTTTGCCGTTATTTCGATGATAACAACCACAGGACTCACGATTTCTAACTTTAGTGAATGGCCGAGCTATATCCCTATTCTTATCGTCTTTATTACCTTTATTGGCGGATGCTCGGGATCTACTGCTGGTGGGATGAAAGTTATCCGAATTATCCTTTTAACAAAACAAGCCATGCGTGAGGTTAAATTATTAATTCACCCGCATGGCAAGTTCCCTATTCGCCTCAATAAACGAGTTGTACATAACGATATATTAGGAAGCGTTTGGGCATTTTTAGGGATTTATGCCTTTTCCACAGCAATCTTAACGCTTATTATGACGGCCTTTGACCTCTCCCCATTAGATGCGTTTTCTGCAGTTGCAGCTTGCTTAAATATCACAGGTCCTGGGCTTGGCGTTGTCGCTAGTAACTATGGCGAGCTCCCATCTGGCGCACTCTCTATGCTAATGTTTACAATGATCCTAGGCAGATTGGAGATTTTTACACTCTTCGTCTTAATCACCCCTAGTTTTTGGCGAAACTAA
- a CDS encoding NAD(P)H-dependent glycerol-3-phosphate dehydrogenase, with protein MNKTIAVIGAGSWGTALAIHLAAKHSVNLWSHNKEHVAEMRALRLNERFLPETPFPDSISLFEDFNETVINADIILIATPSTAFNEMLQKLQKLQLPKLPPVVSATKGLDHSTNGFLSDTFYQTFPNANFTVLSGPSFAKEVAKLYPTAIAIAGKNELELEAVIPYFHHDNMRVYGNLDIKGVQLAGAYKNVIAIATGISDGLGFGANARAALITRGLAEMTRLGIALQGDPETFKGLAGLGDLVLTATDNQSRNRRFGLYLGQGLKTNEAFEEVGQVVEGANIVKNIYELGETMGIDLPIAQQVYKILHKNVLPNTSLRQLLSREQKIE; from the coding sequence ATGAACAAAACAATTGCTGTTATTGGTGCCGGATCATGGGGAACAGCACTCGCTATTCATCTTGCGGCAAAACACTCGGTCAATCTTTGGAGTCACAACAAAGAACACGTTGCAGAAATGCGCGCCTTAAGATTAAACGAACGCTTTTTACCGGAGACCCCCTTTCCTGATTCTATCTCACTTTTTGAAGACTTTAATGAAACGGTGATAAACGCAGATATTATTTTAATCGCAACACCTTCTACGGCTTTTAACGAGATGCTGCAAAAGCTCCAAAAACTTCAACTCCCTAAACTTCCACCAGTTGTCTCTGCAACAAAGGGTTTAGATCATTCAACTAATGGTTTCTTAAGTGATACCTTTTACCAAACATTCCCTAATGCTAACTTTACGGTTTTATCAGGTCCAAGCTTTGCCAAAGAGGTCGCTAAACTTTATCCGACAGCTATCGCAATTGCTGGAAAAAATGAACTGGAATTAGAAGCGGTCATTCCCTATTTTCATCACGATAATATGAGAGTTTATGGCAATCTTGATATCAAAGGAGTTCAGTTAGCTGGCGCTTATAAAAATGTCATTGCAATAGCGACAGGGATTTCAGATGGATTAGGATTTGGTGCTAATGCCCGGGCTGCACTTATCACCCGAGGGCTAGCAGAGATGACTCGCCTTGGAATTGCTTTACAAGGCGATCCTGAGACATTTAAGGGGCTTGCAGGGCTTGGAGATCTTGTTTTAACAGCAACCGACAACCAATCTCGTAATAGACGCTTTGGGCTCTATCTAGGACAAGGTCTTAAAACTAATGAAGCCTTTGAAGAAGTTGGACAAGTAGTAGAAGGCGCAAATATTGTCAAAAATATTTATGAGCTTGGAGAAACGATGGGGATTGATCTCCCTATAGCCCAGCAAGTTTATAAAATCCTTCATAAAAATGTTTTACCGAACACCTCTTTAAGACAACTATTATCGCGAGAGCAAAAAATAGAATAA
- a CDS encoding porin: protein MMKKSIFAVAVASALTLGAAQAETVLYGSIRYDYESKKDNAIEKDHSGNALKKFNSNRVSNLNDAGSRIGLKGSEDLGNNFAVIYNLEWGFDGMTQDESKGFKTRLAYMGITSDYGTFTAGRQDNPFKVTIVDDTIADDFNGGNVITTATQRAMTSTLKSAKPGFGNKYDVDFDRVGKVIAYTTPEFAGFQANAAVMMDADLYPTNSRKNDDLWTVNAKYAYDLGADNQILAKLGYIQGKVSGAEVGHVMKKSSKVWGLYIGYLSDSIKVSASYADGNQSNINGQSGPKAKSKGWDLGASYSFGPNYFSTVRATYGQSELKVDGDKDKVKSWAVGFEQKLSTRTRAWVEYGNEETKYAEDHSDKKKDNVISIGMRHDF from the coding sequence ATGATGAAGAAAAGCATTTTTGCAGTAGCAGTAGCTTCTGCGTTAACTTTAGGTGCAGCGCAAGCTGAAACTGTTCTTTACGGTTCTATCCGTTATGACTACGAAAGCAAAAAAGACAATGCTATCGAGAAAGATCATTCAGGCAATGCTCTTAAAAAATTCAATAGCAACCGTGTATCTAATCTTAATGACGCTGGTTCACGTATTGGTCTTAAAGGCTCTGAAGATTTAGGTAACAACTTTGCAGTTATCTATAATCTTGAGTGGGGCTTTGATGGTATGACTCAAGACGAGTCAAAAGGCTTCAAAACACGTTTAGCATATATGGGAATTACCAGTGACTACGGTACATTCACAGCGGGTCGTCAAGACAACCCATTCAAAGTAACAATCGTTGATGACACAATTGCTGATGATTTCAATGGTGGAAACGTCATTACAACTGCGACACAACGCGCAATGACTTCAACATTAAAATCAGCAAAACCTGGTTTTGGTAATAAATATGACGTTGATTTTGATCGAGTAGGTAAAGTAATTGCTTACACAACTCCTGAGTTTGCTGGTTTCCAAGCAAATGCAGCTGTAATGATGGATGCAGATCTTTATCCAACAAACAGCCGTAAAAATGATGACCTTTGGACTGTTAATGCGAAATACGCATATGACTTAGGTGCAGATAACCAAATTCTTGCGAAACTTGGTTATATCCAAGGTAAAGTATCTGGCGCTGAAGTTGGCCATGTAATGAAGAAATCATCAAAAGTATGGGGTCTTTATATCGGTTACTTATCTGATTCAATCAAAGTATCTGCATCATACGCTGATGGTAACCAATCGAATATTAACGGTCAATCGGGTCCTAAAGCAAAATCAAAAGGTTGGGACTTAGGTGCTAGCTATTCATTTGGTCCTAACTACTTCAGCACAGTACGTGCAACTTACGGTCAAAGTGAGTTAAAAGTTGATGGCGACAAAGATAAAGTTAAATCATGGGCGGTTGGTTTTGAGCAAAAACTCTCTACTCGTACACGTGCATGGGTTGAGTATGGTAACGAAGAGACTAAATACGCAGAAGACCATTCAGATAAGAAAAAAGACAACGTTATCTCAATCGGTATGCGTCACGACTTCTAA
- a CDS encoding thiamine pyrophosphate-binding protein, producing MVDEKKMRTGGQILVDQLVLQGVDRGYCVPGESYLAVLDALFDTGIELITCRHEGGASMMAEAYGKLMNKPGICFVTRGPGLVNAMSGIHIAMQDSTPLIVFVGQINTQMREREAFQEINYRALLSDHVKWVTEIDNAERIPEIIGRAFHIAMSGRPGPVVIALPEDMLITNAQVLDANKILPVAISPSLNDMVRFEHLLSSASNPIMILGGGNWSAESVSRVEKFAAKNMLPVAVELRRQMLFSTEHETFVGDVGLGINPYLEDRIKKADLVILLGGRFSETPSQGYQLLNVPVSKQTLIHIHADINELNRVYQPDLAINADPEAFTKALLLLKVKNTWPCIVQKDRAAYLAWRDTRDIKLPGKLQLGEVMAFLSQSLSSDAILTNGAGNFATWVHRFYHFRAFGTQLAPTSGTMGYGVPAAIAAKQLYPDKMVICFAGDGDFMMTGEEFATAVQYEIPIIVIILDNSMFGTIRMHQEMHYPKRAIGTSLNNPDFAAYAKAFGGLGFHVETTGEFFNAWEQAIAQEKPTIIHCILDPEAMTPNKTLTEISQKL from the coding sequence ATGGTAGATGAGAAAAAAATGAGAACCGGTGGACAAATATTGGTAGATCAGCTTGTTTTGCAGGGAGTTGATCGAGGTTATTGTGTACCTGGTGAAAGTTATTTAGCAGTTTTAGATGCACTTTTTGATACAGGTATTGAATTAATTACCTGCAGGCATGAAGGTGGGGCATCTATGATGGCAGAAGCCTATGGCAAGTTAATGAATAAGCCAGGGATCTGTTTTGTCACAAGAGGCCCAGGTCTTGTCAATGCGATGAGTGGTATTCATATTGCGATGCAAGATTCTACGCCCTTGATTGTTTTTGTTGGGCAAATTAATACGCAAATGCGAGAGAGAGAAGCATTTCAGGAGATTAATTATAGAGCGTTATTAAGTGATCATGTGAAATGGGTCACGGAAATTGATAATGCAGAACGTATTCCTGAAATAATAGGGCGAGCATTTCATATCGCCATGTCAGGAAGACCAGGTCCTGTTGTAATAGCGTTACCTGAGGATATGTTAATTACCAACGCTCAGGTATTGGATGCTAATAAAATTTTACCCGTTGCAATTTCTCCCTCCCTAAATGATATGGTGCGCTTTGAGCATCTATTAAGTAGTGCTAGTAATCCTATTATGATTTTAGGAGGAGGGAATTGGAGCGCTGAGAGTGTCTCTAGAGTTGAAAAGTTTGCGGCGAAAAATATGTTGCCAGTAGCCGTTGAGCTCCGCCGGCAAATGCTTTTTTCGACCGAACATGAGACCTTTGTGGGAGATGTTGGGTTAGGAATTAACCCTTACTTAGAAGATCGCATTAAAAAGGCCGATCTAGTGATCTTATTAGGAGGGCGCTTTTCTGAAACCCCCTCTCAAGGATATCAATTACTGAATGTGCCTGTCTCTAAGCAAACTTTAATTCATATTCATGCCGATATTAATGAGCTAAATCGCGTTTATCAACCGGATTTAGCCATTAATGCCGATCCTGAGGCATTCACGAAAGCGCTTTTACTCTTGAAGGTGAAAAATACTTGGCCCTGCATTGTTCAAAAAGATCGAGCGGCCTATTTAGCATGGCGTGATACTCGGGATATTAAGCTTCCAGGGAAATTACAGCTTGGGGAAGTGATGGCATTTTTAAGTCAATCATTATCATCTGACGCTATTTTAACAAATGGTGCTGGAAACTTTGCAACTTGGGTACATCGTTTTTATCATTTTAGAGCGTTTGGCACTCAATTAGCACCGACATCCGGGACGATGGGATATGGCGTTCCGGCGGCAATTGCGGCAAAACAGCTTTATCCCGATAAAATGGTGATCTGTTTTGCCGGAGATGGTGATTTTATGATGACAGGAGAAGAATTTGCAACAGCGGTGCAATATGAGATTCCGATTATCGTGATTATCTTAGATAACTCGATGTTTGGAACGATTCGAATGCATCAAGAGATGCATTATCCGAAGCGAGCTATCGGAACTTCCTTAAATAACCCAGATTTTGCAGCTTATGCAAAAGCCTTTGGCGGTCTTGGTTTTCATGTTGAAACAACAGGTGAGTTTTTTAATGCATGGGAGCAGGCTATAGCTCAAGAAAAACCTACCATTATTCATTGTATTTTAGATCCAGAAGCAATGACGCCCAATAAAACCTTAACAGAGATTTCTCAAAAATTGTGA
- a CDS encoding LysR substrate-binding domain-containing protein, with the protein MSRLYLPTTHTMRCFQISAKHLSFTLAAEELNLTQSAISKQVALLENSLQVQLFVRHRQKLELSPAGSTYLSHVNLILRKIEETSKEMLSYGAFEEVIKIASHPSLCSSWLVQALKGFTAHYGDIQLAFYEQIMPYDPTEVDVDVAFVYGYGGWHDMEAVELFDEEMIPVCHPDILAENACQEEIDIYFTTRLIECRSRLNTWDQFFERFNQIYPDGYRSLLFERWSSCISAAKTGCGLALVPKILVEAELANGTLVPASSHRLNGLGSYYMTYLKSHSAEPKVKMVRDWILSYLNKEYVVS; encoded by the coding sequence ATGAGTCGTTTGTATTTACCAACGACGCATACGATGCGTTGTTTTCAGATTTCGGCAAAGCATTTGAGTTTTACCTTAGCCGCTGAAGAACTTAATTTAACTCAAAGTGCCATTAGTAAGCAGGTCGCACTTTTAGAAAATAGCCTACAAGTGCAATTATTTGTCCGGCATCGGCAAAAGTTAGAGTTATCTCCTGCGGGAAGCACTTATTTATCGCATGTGAATTTAATTTTACGAAAAATAGAAGAGACATCAAAGGAGATGCTCTCTTATGGTGCATTTGAAGAGGTGATAAAAATCGCTTCTCATCCTTCTTTATGCTCTTCTTGGTTAGTACAAGCGTTAAAAGGTTTTACCGCTCATTATGGAGATATTCAGCTCGCCTTTTATGAACAGATTATGCCGTATGATCCTACAGAAGTGGATGTTGATGTCGCTTTTGTCTATGGCTACGGAGGATGGCATGATATGGAGGCTGTAGAACTCTTTGATGAAGAGATGATTCCTGTTTGTCATCCTGATATTTTAGCGGAAAATGCTTGTCAGGAAGAGATCGATATCTATTTTACAACAAGGTTAATAGAGTGTCGGTCGAGATTAAATACTTGGGATCAGTTTTTTGAGCGATTTAATCAAATCTACCCCGATGGGTATCGCTCTTTACTCTTTGAGCGTTGGTCTTCATGTATTAGCGCTGCAAAAACAGGTTGTGGTTTGGCATTGGTTCCCAAGATTTTAGTAGAGGCTGAACTTGCAAATGGAACTTTAGTGCCTGCATCTAGTCACCGGCTAAATGGGTTAGGATCATATTATATGACCTATCTAAAGAGCCATTCAGCAGAGCCAAAAGTAAAAATGGTGCGAGATTGGATTCTCTCATACTTAAACAAAGAGTATGTCGTGAGCTAG
- a CDS encoding response regulator has product MTSAKVLFIDDDAELQTLIPEILKYEGFDISVGANGIECLEFLEHTTPDLIILDVMMPKMNGWDTLKEIRKIHPNLPVIMLSAKGDSIDRVLGLELGADDYISKPFDDRELVARIRTRLRLQNQVPESTGDEQEKSTLIEMHGLSLNQAQFQANFKGMPINLTSTEFAILYYMAARSGETISRDELSKNVLGKRHQTFDRVIDMHLSNIRKKLPPREDDLPWFKTVHGLGYLFLE; this is encoded by the coding sequence ATGACATCAGCTAAAGTTCTATTTATTGATGATGATGCGGAATTACAAACGCTTATTCCTGAAATTTTAAAATATGAAGGTTTTGATATTAGTGTGGGTGCTAATGGAATCGAATGTTTAGAGTTTCTAGAACATACAACACCAGACCTCATTATTTTAGATGTAATGATGCCTAAAATGAATGGTTGGGATACGCTTAAAGAGATTCGTAAAATTCACCCAAACCTCCCTGTGATTATGCTCTCAGCAAAAGGTGATAGCATTGATCGAGTTCTAGGATTAGAACTAGGTGCCGATGACTATATCTCTAAACCTTTTGATGATAGAGAATTAGTTGCTCGTATCCGCACTCGTTTGCGTCTACAAAACCAAGTTCCAGAATCAACAGGCGATGAGCAAGAAAAATCGACCTTAATTGAAATGCATGGTTTATCATTAAATCAGGCACAATTTCAGGCGAATTTTAAAGGTATGCCCATCAACCTCACAAGTACTGAGTTTGCAATCCTTTACTACATGGCTGCGCGTAGTGGAGAAACCATTAGTCGTGATGAGCTTAGTAAGAATGTCTTAGGAAAACGTCACCAAACATTTGACCGTGTTATAGACATGCACCTTAGTAATATTCGTAAAAAATTACCACCTAGAGAAGATGACTTGCCTTGGTTTAAAACCGTTCATGGCTTAGGTTATCTCTTCTTAGAGTAA
- a CDS encoding porin gives MMKKSIFAVAVASALTFGAAQAETVLYGSIRYDYENAKTSHVVRNDYTYDGKAYTSYDFRSKRLSNLEDAGSRIGITGSEDLGNNNAVIYNIEIGFNGMSQSGTGGNHIRKSMLGLTGDWGTFAAGRMDNPFWQTIVEHTVLDDFNGSNVISAATQRAMTSALNGLSLASTKVNAKTGLYDDLEGDMTINTAAHTRVGKVIAYITPEFAGFQASAALMMDKNLYNDLGYRYTSSNFVVGKNQQKTIDLWTINASYNYDLGANGAIIAKAGYINGKLADNNSSKMWGLSLGYYSDAFKVTAAYANGNHTPQNSSWNQTVGYSKDKYNGWDIGASFSFGPNYFSTIRAAYGQNEIKQNSRGNYWAGNYYEGGKDKVKSWAVGFEQKLSTRTRAWVEYGSEETTYNQRNINKKKDDVFSIGMRHDF, from the coding sequence ATGATGAAGAAAAGTATTTTTGCAGTAGCAGTTGCTTCAGCACTTACTTTCGGTGCAGCGCAAGCTGAAACAGTTCTCTACGGTTCTATCCGTTACGACTACGAAAACGCAAAAACAAGCCATGTAGTAAGAAATGACTATACATATGATGGCAAAGCATACACAAGCTATGATTTCAGAAGCAAACGTCTTTCAAACCTAGAAGATGCTGGTTCACGTATCGGTATCACAGGTTCTGAAGACTTAGGTAACAATAATGCTGTAATCTATAACATTGAAATTGGTTTCAATGGTATGTCACAAAGTGGAACTGGTGGCAACCATATCCGTAAATCAATGCTTGGCCTTACAGGTGATTGGGGTACGTTTGCAGCAGGTCGTATGGACAACCCATTCTGGCAAACAATAGTAGAACATACAGTACTTGATGACTTTAATGGTTCAAATGTAATTTCAGCTGCGACACAACGTGCAATGACTTCAGCTCTTAACGGTTTATCATTAGCAAGCACAAAAGTAAATGCTAAAACAGGTCTTTATGATGACTTAGAAGGTGATATGACAATTAATACTGCAGCACACACTCGTGTTGGTAAAGTAATTGCTTATATTACTCCTGAATTTGCGGGCTTCCAAGCAAGTGCAGCGCTTATGATGGATAAAAACCTCTACAATGATTTAGGATATCGCTATACTTCTTCAAATTTTGTAGTAGGTAAAAACCAACAAAAAACGATCGACCTTTGGACAATCAACGCAAGCTATAACTATGATTTAGGCGCTAACGGTGCAATCATTGCTAAAGCAGGTTACATCAATGGTAAATTAGCAGATAACAACTCATCAAAAATGTGGGGTCTTTCTTTAGGTTACTACTCTGATGCATTCAAAGTAACTGCTGCATATGCAAACGGTAACCATACTCCACAAAATAGCTCATGGAACCAAACTGTAGGTTATAGCAAAGATAAGTACAACGGTTGGGATATCGGTGCAAGCTTCTCATTCGGACCTAACTACTTCAGCACAATCCGTGCAGCGTATGGTCAGAACGAAATCAAGCAAAACTCACGCGGTAACTACTGGGCTGGTAACTACTACGAAGGTGGTAAAGATAAAGTTAAATCATGGGCAGTTGGTTTTGAACAAAAACTTTCAACTCGTACACGTGCTTGGGTTGAGTATGGTTCAGAAGAAACTACTTACAACCAACGTAACATCAACAAGAAGAAAGATGATGTATTCTCAATCGGTATGCGTCACGACTTCTAA
- a CDS encoding porin, producing the protein MMKKSIFAVAVASVLTLGAAQAETVLYGSIRYDYENKKNEFGDTTLDANGKAKRVSNLSDAGSRIGIKGSEDLGNGNAVIYNLEWGFDGMTQDESKGAKTRKAMLGLTGDWGTFVAGRQNNPFYDTLVDGSVVDDFNGSNVIKSAAQRAMTTTLNPGANPYDASFTRVGKVAAYITPEFAGFQASAAIMMDDSLYAINDEKNLDLWTINAKYAYDFGANGTLTAKAGYIQGKLADTNKSKAWGLFLGYSQDSFGVTAAYADGNHKNVGADHKEKSKGWDLGASFSFGPNYFSTVRANYGENQVKLEGNKEKVKSWAVGFEQKLSTRTRAWVEYGQEKYHDNADKPKNNVISVGMRHDF; encoded by the coding sequence ATGATGAAGAAAAGCATTTTCGCAGTAGCAGTAGCTTCTGTTTTAACTTTAGGTGCAGCGCAAGCTGAAACTGTTCTTTACGGTTCTATTCGTTACGACTACGAAAACAAGAAAAATGAATTCGGCGACACAACTTTAGATGCTAACGGTAAAGCAAAACGCGTATCTAACCTTTCAGATGCTGGTTCACGTATCGGTATCAAAGGTTCTGAAGATTTAGGTAACGGCAACGCAGTTATCTATAACCTTGAGTGGGGCTTTGATGGCATGACTCAAGACGAGAGCAAAGGTGCTAAAACTCGTAAAGCAATGTTAGGTTTAACTGGTGACTGGGGTACATTCGTAGCAGGTCGTCAAAACAACCCATTCTACGATACACTCGTTGATGGTTCAGTAGTTGATGACTTTAACGGTTCTAACGTTATCAAATCAGCAGCACAACGTGCAATGACTACTACTTTAAACCCAGGTGCAAATCCATACGACGCGTCATTCACACGTGTTGGTAAAGTAGCAGCATACATCACTCCAGAATTTGCAGGCTTCCAAGCAAGCGCAGCAATCATGATGGATGATTCACTTTATGCAATCAACGATGAGAAAAACCTCGACCTTTGGACTATCAATGCTAAATATGCATATGACTTCGGTGCAAACGGTACACTTACTGCAAAAGCTGGTTATATCCAAGGTAAACTTGCTGATACTAACAAGTCTAAAGCATGGGGTCTTTTCTTAGGTTACTCACAAGATTCATTTGGTGTAACTGCAGCATACGCTGATGGTAACCACAAAAATGTTGGTGCAGACCATAAAGAAAAATCAAAAGGTTGGGACTTAGGTGCTAGCTTCTCATTTGGTCCTAACTACTTCAGCACAGTGCGCGCTAACTATGGTGAGAACCAAGTTAAACTTGAAGGCAACAAAGAGAAAGTTAAATCATGGGCGGTTGGTTTTGAGCAAAAACTCTCTACACGTACACGTGCATGGGTTGAGTATGGTCAAGAGAAATATCATGACAACGCTGACAAACCAAAAAACAACGTTATCTCAGTGGGTATGCGTCACGATTTCTAA